ACGTATCATAGGGATATTTGTCAAACTGCGGCAAGGTGGACGTAAACGGCTCGTGGGTGATGCCGGTAAACAGCATGCCCATAAAATTTTTCTGCTTGCGGTTTTTTATTTTATCGGCGGCAAACATCATGGCGTCGTAATCGTATCCGAACGGCGCTTTTTCTTGGTAGGCAAGCAGTTGGGGCATATCTTCCCAGCCGTAGCTTTCCTGCGCGCCTAAATACGAAGCCAGCGCACACAACCGGTAGGAACTGCGGCGGGAGGTTTGGGCAAAAAACGTGTAATAACCCATATTGGAAAAATGCTTGGGCATGGGGGAAAGAGCCGCCAGTTCCAGCCCGTAGCCAAACATCGGCAGGCCCGGCACCCAAGGCAGGCCGGCAAAAACGGCGGCAAAGCCGAAAATACTGCGCTGTCCCACCGCATAGGCATTGGTAAAGGTTACGCCGTCTGTAAGAATTTGGTCAAACACCGGCGTGGCCCCAAAATGATTGCCGGACAAACCGTCCACATAATACGGATGCCACCCTTCCAGCAAAACAATCAGGATGTTGTAGTGCTGGTGGTCTTGCTCATCCGTATGGCGGCGCATCAGCGGATAGGCGGGATCCGGCAGTTCTTCATCGGGAGAGATAAAAAGTTTTTGCGTCGTTTTTACCGCCTGTTCAACCGGGTAGGGGTTGACCACGTCAAGCGTGCCTTTTCGGCCCACTTGATAGGCCGTAAACGCTCCGTTTAAAATAAGCGCCGACCCGGCCGGCGAATCGGTGTAGTTGTACACGTCCGCCACGCCAAGCGATTTACCGCCGCCCAAATGGCCGCGGATGCCCAACACGCACAAAGCAATCAGCAAAAGCAAAAACCCCGCATTTTTGGCAATTCCCCATTGGCGGGGGGCGTAATACTTGTCCGTCAGGCGGCTGATGCCCCACACGGCAAACGCCAGCAGGCCCAACAAAAGCACCAACGGCAGCCACGTTTGCGTAAAGATATACGAAATAATAAAGCCCCAATCGTTGGAAAGCTGGATGATTTCTTCGGCGATGTGCCGGTTTACCTTCGGGAAATAAATTAAATCGCCGATTAAAAACCCGGCCAGAAAAATCCACTGCACCACCAGCACAGAGGCCCATATTTTTACCCAGCGGGGGGATTTAACCGGCCAGTTTAAAAGAAAAACAACCGGCCCCACAAACAGGGCAATTATAGAAAGATCAAACCGGGCGCCGTTTAAAAAAGCGGAAAAAATTTCTCCGCCGCCAAGCGCCGAAAAGAAATCCCGGTTCAACAGCAACAGCGCCAGCCGCGCCGCCATAAACAGCAACAGAAAAGCAACTACACTGCACACAGAAAGTTTTACGCGAAAGTCTTGTTTTTTAGCTGCC
The DNA window shown above is from Elusimicrobium sp. An273 and carries:
- a CDS encoding LTA synthase family protein, with product MMAAKKQDFRVKLSVCSVVAFLLLFMAARLALLLLNRDFFSALGGGEIFSAFLNGARFDLSIIALFVGPVVFLLNWPVKSPRWVKIWASVLVVQWIFLAGFLIGDLIYFPKVNRHIAEEIIQLSNDWGFIISYIFTQTWLPLVLLLGLLAFAVWGISRLTDKYYAPRQWGIAKNAGFLLLLIALCVLGIRGHLGGGKSLGVADVYNYTDSPAGSALILNGAFTAYQVGRKGTLDVVNPYPVEQAVKTTQKLFISPDEELPDPAYPLMRRHTDEQDHQHYNILIVLLEGWHPYYVDGLSGNHFGATPVFDQILTDGVTFTNAYAVGQRSIFGFAAVFAGLPWVPGLPMFGYGLELAALSPMPKHFSNMGYYTFFAQTSRRSSYRLCALASYLGAQESYGWEDMPQLLAYQEKAPFGYDYDAMMFAADKIKNRKQKNFMGMLFTGITHEPFTSTLPQFDKYPYDTWEHGFLNTLSFADWSIGELLKRARQDGWFDDTIFVFVADHTSGGPADDSLKNHFRIPMVIYAPNILKPRQIDYIVSQTDLIPTIYRLTGLTPAYTAFGRDMLDETDADKRVALVSEGVNIGLVTPQGEIRHGGGKILSSQAYTPGFDEQQAEETLLALDKTAQTLLTENRWYNPAFDAAAVKETQQNGK